Proteins from one Lachnospiraceae bacterium KGMB03038 genomic window:
- the gcvH gene encoding glycine cleavage system protein GcvH, whose product MELREELRYSKSHEWVKEEGDEVIIGLTDFAQSELGDLVFVNLPEEGDEVTVGEAFADVESVKAVSDVYSPVSGVISQINEELLDAPESINEMPYDAWFVKVKEITEMEELLSAQEYQAFVEEG is encoded by the coding sequence ATGGAATTAAGAGAAGAACTGAGGTATTCAAAATCCCATGAATGGGTAAAAGAAGAGGGAGACGAAGTGATCATCGGGCTTACCGATTTCGCCCAGTCTGAGCTTGGGGATCTGGTGTTTGTCAATCTGCCGGAAGAGGGAGATGAAGTGACGGTGGGAGAGGCATTTGCGGATGTGGAATCTGTCAAAGCAGTGTCTGATGTGTATTCCCCGGTATCAGGAGTGATCAGCCAGATCAACGAGGAGCTTCTGGACGCGCCGGAATCTATTAATGAGATGCCCTATGACGCGTGGTTTGTGAAAGTAAAGGAGATCACAGAGATGGAGGAACTGTTAAGCGCCCAGGAATATCAGGCGTTTGTAGAGGAAG